Within Cucumis melo cultivar AY chromosome 4, USDA_Cmelo_AY_1.0, whole genome shotgun sequence, the genomic segment tttgagaaaTGACATAAATTGAATACACGACTTCCACGAGGTTGTAGTTGTCTGGTTCCACCAATATCAGCCTCGAACAAACATTTATCAGGCACGAAAACCTTTCTTAATCTCCAAAACACCCTTCTTATTCTCATCATATCAACATCCCAAATGCCTCAAATCTCTCGGATCCGATCgctaatttcttttttcaagaGGTTATTTTGGTATTTCCACCACCCCCATTTACCTATGTAATGCTTATGGTTATCCATGGAGGAGATTTCTGCTTCtggattatttttttttcttctccctTTCTTGATTTCTTTGTCGTCCAAATCATTCTTTAAACAAATTTTACGACACCCAATTTCCGAGCCATCTTCACGAACctctaaatttcaaatttttttcattgccaacatGGGAATGTCTCAGAAAAGATTGAAGAATGTATGTTGTTTTAGCTTTTAGCGGTGGAAATTGGCggcaaatttattttttctttatctgTTTCTTCTCATTATCGCATGATCGGGATTGGGtttgttttgattttcttttcatttgatAATGCATTTATGTCAAGTGATGATTCGTTTCAAGATTTTGTGTTCTTTGTCAAATTAATAGAAGAATGGTTCGTTCATGGAAAAGGATTTGATTTTTGGATTTTAGTTGTATGGTTCATTCTTTTGTTTGTGATTAGATAGAGAATGACGGATGGAATGCTTTTCTTTTTGGTTCAACAGTTTCAATATGAAGAATTGGTTGCTTTTTTAGGGCTTGAATTGACTCTATCCCTGTTGCttttataattgttatttttttcttattgttCTTGAATTTAAATGTAGTAAATTTTCTTGGTAGATGCGGTAGACCGGtgattgtaacaaaagattaaGAAGTATTCAAGTTGTGAAATTCATTTCACAAGGACTGGAGGATATAAATTATGCCACGTTTGATTGAAAGGAAACAAACTAAGGAAAGTGAATTTCTAATTGGTATTTCTCACAAATTGGAGAGGGTAATAATCAGGCGTCCAGATGAACGTTGTTGGCAAAGTTGGGAGTCTCATTTCACAAGGAGTTTATTCAGTTGCCACGCCATTTCATCCCTTTGGTGGGGCAGTCGATATAATCGTTGTTCAGCAGCAGGATGGGACTTTCCGCAGCACTCCATGGTATGTTCGGTTTGGTAAATTCCAGGGCGTTTTAAAGGGTGCCGAGAAGATCGTCCGAATATCTGTCAATGGCGTTGAATCCAATTTCCATATGTATCTTGATAACTCTGGTGAGGCCTATTTCATAAAGGAAGCAGAAATTGGTCCAGGAAATGAGGTTGATGGAGTTACAGATGATTTGGTTAAGGATGGCTTGATATATGGAGACAGCAAGGATGAACACAATAAAACTTTATTTGTAAAAGGTCGACTGGAGCATAGTATCTCTGATTCTACCGTTGTTCAGCTGCGAGATGAAAGTGATTCTATGGGAGTTGCACGAATTGAGAGGGCAGAATCTGACGTTGAGCATAGATTCTATGATTTTCAGGATGAGCAGTCTTCTGTGGAGGATTTGGTAGAGTTGTCAGAGAGTGATTCTAATCGATACGATAATTTAGAGAACGAGAGTTGTGCCGAGTCACAGGGTACAGATTCAGAGGTTATCCTAGTGAGTGTGGATGGTCACATACTGACTGCTCCAATATTAGCAACTGAACAAAATACAGAAGATGTGCAATTAAGTACACCTCAGTTTCATTTGGGTCCTGGTGAAGGGACAGAATTTTGTGAAGACAATGAATTTACGGGTGAAAATGCCTGGGCAGCTGATTATATAAACCAGCTGAATACATCTACAGAAAACGACACTTCTGGAAAAGTTGCTGGTTCGATCAACAAGTCTAATGGTAGTGCTTGTGACCTAGTGGTTTCAGAAAGGGAGGTAAAACATGTCTCTCAAACTGAAGAAACCTCAGCCTCAGGCATTGAAGTTCAGGAAGATGATCTTGTGCAGAGTGATTCAGAAGATGTCCGTATTATAATTGAGGAAGAGATTTTCAAGAGCTGTTTGGAACTATCGGAATTAGCCAAACGGGTTGGAAACACTGATTCTGAAAATGTCGTCTCCCCAAGGGAGGCTGAAAAATTAGAGGAAAAATTTGACATGATTGTTCCATCAGTATCTGAAACCAATGGGAGTGTTATCGATTCCAAAGATAAAAATGGCACTCATTCTGGTAGTGGTTCTGATAGCTCTGTGGTCAATATGACTCCTGAGCTACTTGTTAAAGCTGGTGGAATTGAGGGATGCGTGTTTGGTGAAGAGCAAGCCGCTTCGGATGACGAGCATGTTCATAATAATGATCCTTTGAATGGCGAACAGCTAGACACAATTGAGGGAAATAAAAGAATGGAGAGCTGTTCACAAGTGCCTGTTGCTGGTGATGAATGCAATGTAAGGCAGTTAGAGGAATCTCCAACGGATGCTTTATGTGGAAGAACACAACATCATTCAACAGGCATCTTctcatttaaaattaataagtATTTCTCAGTACTTTAACACAGACTACATTCTCTAAATACTTCAACCATATGCAGGTTTTGAGATCTCTCTTTGCGGTCATGAACTTCATGCTGGTATGGGCTTGCATGCTGCAGCTGACGCCTTTGACGCACATCGTGTGTCTGCACAGGAATTTGAAAAGTCTGCTTCATCAATTATTAAAAATGACAATCTAATTGTCAGATTTGGAGAAAGGTACATGTCATGGGAAAAAGCTGCTCCTATAGTACTGGGGATGGCTGCATTTGGAGTTGATTTAAAAGTGGATCCCAAAGATGCAATCTCTGTGGAACAGGATGATTCATTGAGAGCTGGGGACGATGACTCTACTCCCACACCCTCCAGCCGTAGATGGAGGCTCTGGCCTATTCCATTTAGAAGAGTTAAAACGCTTGATCACAGTAACAGTAACTCATCAAATGAGGAAATTTTTGTTGATTCCGAATCCACGTTACAGAACTCACAAGCAGAACAGAGTCCAAGGTTGCAGAATGGAAGCAATGAGGCTTCTAAGAGACAGCTTGTGAGGACAAATGTTCCAACAACAGAGCAGATAGCATCATTGAATCTCAAAGAAGGGCAAAATATGATAGCTTTCACTTTTTCAACTAGGGTTCTTGGGACACAAAAGGTTTCAATTTAGACTCAGTACTGCATATGTACACTACAACCactttattgtatttttttatatGTTGTTGTTAAAATTCTTTTTAACAGGTCGATGCTCACATTTATCTGTGGAAATGGAATGCAAGAATTGTGATTTCGGATGTTGATGGGACTATTACTAAGTGAGACTTCTTTACTCTTAAATATATGTTTGGCTAATACCCTTAAATCTTTGAAGTTTTTAGCTCCTTTTTCCACTTTCTTTTGCTGTAACATGACCACGGAAAGAAAATACAAGGGTTGCTAGTTTCATGTCCAAATTCTTAGTTATAAGAGAATGTATGACCATCCAAGGATATATAATAGTCGGCACTGAAACATCTTTTCTGCTTTGTTGTGAAATTGTTAGCTTTGATGATACATATTGGGGGGAGGGGGTTGTATTGAATCTAATGGAAATATTATTCACCTTGGATCATATTTTTCAGGTCTGATGTATTAGGTCAATTCATGCCCTTAGTTGGGAAGGATTGGACACAATCTGGCGTGGCTAGACTTTTTACCGCAATTAAGGTAAAACTTGTGCATTTGTTCTTACAAAATGGTGTTTCGTAGACTTTTTACCGCAATTCAGTTTTTAGCTATTTATCAGAATATCATGTCCATGAAGGGGTAGAGGTGGCTCAGAATGATGTTACAATGTCTGAATCAGGCTGCATCTTTATTTGATGTCAGTTGGTTTGGGATTAACTGGTTTTAATGATTATATAATGATTAATCCGTTATCTGTGTACTAAATCGAGCAGTCGTAAAATCGTCAGCTATGTTATTGAATCGAAATCAGTCCCAGTGAAAAACCTTGGTTAGTGattaagttttattttttttttgttctgttttgtgtgtgtgtgagaggggggggggggtgacCAGGTATTGGTTTAAGATTGTTGAAGTTAATCAATGGCGTATTTGACCTGCATCATTTGAATACAGTATTGTGGTTTACTCTGCTGAAGCTATTATCTGATGTGGTGTATTGGGCTTTACTCAGGAGAACGGTTATCAGCTGCTGTTTCTCAGTGCACGGGCCATTGTTCAGGCATATCTTACCCGAAGCTTCTTACTCAACTTAAAACAGGTTCCATTGATATAAATCGCTGGTGACTGCTTCCTTTTAACTGAAACAACTGAAACATTGACTTGACCTAGGCCAGACCAGTACCTGAAAGTTTTGATTTGTTTCATCATGATCTCTCTATCAACTTGATTATTTgcattatgttttttttttccttaatttataattcttttaaaaaaattgatttcacATGAACTTATAGGAAGATATGAATTTGATGAATAGCTCTGCTATGCTGTAGGATGGAAAAGCTTTACCAAATGGACCGATCGTTATCTCACCAGATGGACTATTTCCTTCTTTATTTCGGGAAGGTGAGATCTTTTACATGCAACATTTCATGAAACATTCGTTTTAGTGAAGGAAGAACTTGAAATCCCTTCTTTATTTAGAGAAGTCGATATCTATTACACAAAATTTCATGAAACATTTGTTTTAATGAAGGTTAGAACTTGAAATTCCTAATGTATTAAGACAAGACTTCTTATCTTTAAGCAGCCTCCAGTACATGTGTCCCAATATGGCTATGCGGATAGTTAATATTTCTGTGGGGGTATTATGTGTATTAGTACGTGGCTTTTGAGATAACTTTGTGCTTCTATGTAGATGAAAATGCTTGGTTAAAATAAGCTATTTGTTCTGTTCCTGCACCACTTCTTTGCCTTCCGTTAAGTATCCAGTTCTATAGTTAAGGACTTCAGAGAAATCCGGTAGTGCTAAATCAAGGACATGAACCATGTaatcttttatttctttgaaGACACTGATTTCGTAGGAACATTCCTTCTTCAGCAGCCTttataggatttttttttatagcGTGAGTGTGTGAACTGGTATACACTTACCTCCACCTACATGGGACGACCTCCTAGCCTTACAACATTTGGGTGCCAATGAAActcgtaggaaattaattcctaggtGGCCACCATAGATTGAATCCATGACCTCTTAGTTATTGTGTCTCATTTGACCACTAGACCAACTCATTATGGTTTATAGGAATATGATTATTGATAAAGCAAAGCAAAAGTCGAGGATAGATTATAGAATGCCATCCCCAAGGAGACACCCGACCCATATTCTCAAATTCTCAAACAAATAGGGACTTTTCTTGATTATATTCTACTTGCTGTTCATCTATGGAAACCTTCGTGATTGCCCCAACTGCTATGTCTTCATGTGTGTGAAAAGCTTCTTATCTCATCAGCTTTCACAATCCTTATGTGATGATAACTGGATACGAGACAAGTTTTTAGCATACAATGTTTGGTAGCTCTACCAAGAACTCCTCAATGATGGGCGGAATAGGGACTTTTCTGCATCATTCACTGTTCAAAGATCCAATAACACTGACAGATCTAGACTTTACTCACTTCAATAGATGAAAATAATTACCTTCAAAGTAGAAAGAAATTCAAGAACCTCCCTCCCTCCAATACTTTTCCAACCACTTCCTTAACTCTTTCTGCATCTATCTCTTTTCTCGGTTCTGTTACCTTCCTTTCAATTTCTACAAAAAGACCATTTAACCGAGTTATCAGACTCTTGTGAAGTTTATTGTCGACATGGAGAGTCATTATAGATAAATATTGTGAGGCAAATTTGATTTCCTGCCTACCAAACATGGTCATTTCATCCCCTTCTTCAGCATGAaatctttttgtttcttttcactAGAGCATATTGTTGACTTTTGCTGCTTTATCTGTAGATATAATTGACTTGTGGTTTTGTTTATCTATGACAGTGATTCGAAGAGCACCGCATGAATTTAAGATTGCATGTTTAGAGGTAAAAAGATGTAAAATTGAATAGCTGATCTTCATAATTATCTTGATGAGTAGgatgtttttcttatttttcttctgATGAAATGCAGGACATTAAGAAGCTTTTCCCTCCTGACTACAATCCATTTTATGCTGGGTTTGGCAATAGAGACACAGATGAGCTCAGCTACCGAAAAGTTGGGATTCCAaaaggaaagatatttataatcAACCCCAAGGTATCTTATTATCCATCTTTTATTAGCCTTTTCTCcttactttattgaatagaaatTTGACTTTGCATCTGTTTTCAGGGAGAAGTGGCCATTAGTCATCGGATCGATGTGAAGTCTTACACGTCTTTGCACACACTTGTAAACGACATGTTTCCACCAACCTCACTGGTTGAGCAGGTAATGAATGCAAAATCCTTAAGATATGTCCAAGCAGCTTGAGAGTCCGGATACTGGTTTTGTCATGTTAACAACTGACGGGTTCAGTTTCGATCTGGGGAGTACAAtaggagaaagaaaggaaaagatctaggaaatatttaagaaataaaatcttatatattattcttttcaaaaGTACTCTGgggcaaagccctactaattctaacaacaACTAACACTGCTGTTATCATTTTGTATCCTTGCAGGAAGACTATAACGCTTGGAATTTTTGGAAAGTACCGTTGCCTGACATTGAATTGTAGTCATTGAATAGGGAAGACTGGTTTATACTGACAAAAAAGATCAAAGCGGCCTTTTCTTCCACACAAGATAGAAGTATTTGAAATTCTTCACATTTTCTCTGTTTTCTTCCACAAGTAATTTTGACAAAGAGAGCCACTGGAGCAGTGTTTGAAGCTGTAGCTATTTGGGTGGATCAAGCAAGTTCCTGTGGAATAAAAGTAAAGATGTTAGTTGAATTTGTCTTGTCTTCTTCTGCTTCCTTTTTGGTTTTATTACATTCAGATGCACTTAATTCATTTATTTACAGAATAATCAACTCAGACTTTTGTTCTAGCTGGTGATGCTTTGAGGTTCTTTGATTACAtgaaatgttgttatatactaaAAAGTAAAATTGGGTACAAAACTAAGTGTTACCATGTTCTTCTCCTACACCACCcctcccctccccccccccccccccccccacaaaaaaaaaaaaaaaaaaaaaaactttgtgCCTGCTTGCGTAGCAACTTCATATTTAATGCCCTGTCAATTTACCTCCCAACATATGGACCAAGTTAAAACCACCACAAATGGCAGCTCTCTCTATCTTAATCAAGTGTGGGTCTTAAAGAAACCTCCTTTAGACATATGGGCTGGCTTCATTTGCAGATAAGTCTATGAATGGTTCTAGTaatgagaaaaataataacACTGAAAGACACAGCTACTTGCTCCCTGCCCTTTGAAACTTACCCATAAGATCATACACTTAACCCAAACTACATAACTTCCAAAGTGTCGATACATCCTTATCCTCCCTAAAACCACGTCCTCCCACCTTTTCCTTCAGCTGTTATGAAATACGTAATTTTCATTGGGAACTTGCTGAGAAAATCCACAGCACTGTCAATGTCTTCGTCTAGTTGGAGATTATCAAACAGTATCTGTTAACTTTTCATTCATCAGCGGTAGCCATTGcataatttttcttcttcttcttttttctcatcTTCCAAACAGATCTGAAGTAGCCTTTATTTCCACGTAGAGTAGAATTTATGttcttctatcttttccatTCACCTCTCCCTAAACATCCTGTTTGAAGTATGTTTCTTTTGTCTGAACTTGCACTTTCTGTTATGTTCGTCTCTTCGTTTCGTTTGATAATTTGGTCTTCCCGTCTTTTGAAGTTGTAACGATTGAGTCCTCAACACACAAATACGATTTGCAGAAAAAGCCTGTTAAGTTGAGTTTGAAGTTGTAGTCCTTACATGGGAGAAGTTAAAAGAAGTGTACCAACAGTTTGAGCAGTTTTTGGTCAtactatttttgtttctttattagCTACTTTTATTAAGGCGCGTAAAATAATACACAGGAGGGTTAAAAGGCTAAGCCAAAAGGGGATACGACAAGAAACCTCAATGAAGAACTCTGGCCTTTAGTAATCAAAAGGAAGGGATAATGAGAAAGTAACCTTTCATTAAATGATCTCTTATGCAAAACTTTAAAGCATTCTTCTATGACCCTTCTAGACTTACAGTTGTTCTCAGAATTCTTTTCTAACCAAACAAGCCATAGTATAAAGTAAAGTTGGTTCACTAGAGAAAACAGTAGTTGTTTCCTAAAAGGAAGGGACCTAAATGACTCTCTTATTTAGCCATTATGGCTTCGTCTAGTGGTGGTCGATGAGATCCATGAAGTATAAGTCATGATGGACTTCCCTAAGATTTAATACctaataaattatatttgtcAAGGATCGAGTAGTTGTTCTATGAGAATAGTTGAGATGTGCACAATTTGAACTAGACACttaaacaaatagaaaaagaagaagaaaaaagaaagaaaggaaggaaggaagaaagaaagaaagatgccAAACAAGTCATATTACACCATGAAGTTGGCCTACTAGAGAAGACTATATTTCTGTAAAAATGGAGGATCTCAAATAATGTGCTCCCACAGTTTTTAAAACATGTGATTCTAACAAGTCTTCAAATCTTGCGGCTCAGCTATACTTTGAAAAAAGTTGATACGACCTATGGCTTGGAGACGTGTTAGAGAGTTTCTAAGGTCCATAATTGTTGAGAAGTTAAATTGAAAAGGCACTTCTATAATACGTTAAAACCAAATATTCACAACAATCTTTTCTTTGGCCGATTTGAAAAGAATGGTGAATTAATGAATGAAAGACAACAACCATTTAATGTAAGAagtccttttcttttctataatatGAAGAAACATCAAACAACGAACATATGTGATGTAATATATACAACAGTCCTCTACTTATCTCTCTGTTAAAAAAGGAAAGTAGAAttagaaaattttcaattagGGACAGAACTTCTAATAAGCACAGAGATGGGACGATCCAACCTGTCTATTTCGAAAAATTAGGACACATTTGGAACAAGTTTTCAGTTTAGAAAATGAACATGTAAATTTAACGTAAACAATACTTCAAAAACACCAACTAATTGAAGATATTAGAGGGTTTGGTTGGTATGGCTAGAGTATGAAGACGTACTTGGTGATCAAAACATGTACATATAAGGACTAGACTATGTTGTAGAAGCCACAGGTTGGGCCCGTGGGTTCgactttaatatttttttcagaGTCACAGTCCAAaatcataaaaatatatatgtataatgtTAGATACGTATTTTAATGATTAAGGCATTATATTCTCAACCAAAAAGTCATTGGTTTATATTTGAACGCATATGCATTATGAACTAGAACAAGTTTTCTTTTCAAAGGGCCATCAAAGAACACGGCTTTGACACTTTTTTGAAGATGATTTGTAGAGTCAAGTGCCCGCCATTTCAGACTGTGGGGCTACAAGAAACTTCCTTTAGACATCTGGGCTAACTTTCAGTTGGAAGTAAGCCTTATGGACACTGTCAGTTATCAGATGTCTGGCAAAAGAACAGTACAGAAAAAACAGTTCATAAAATTTGAATGAAATGAATGCCAAAGTTTCCCCTTGTTAGATAATGCTCAGAAAAAGAATTTAGTACACATGGAAACAATCTACATAGTATGAATACCTTAGTCTATCCTGAAATTCTCATGAAAGTACAGGCATTTCCATTTTGCAGTTCATCAAGTCTCTGTCGGCTCTCCTTTTTCTCACACCACTGTTTTAAAAGCCTATTGGGGGCTGTTGCTTTCTTTTGGAATTTGCTGCAAAAAACAACAACATTGTCAACATCCTGAAGTTAAGGGAGATTCTCTTGCACTGTGTTCTATTATCATTCAAGTAACAGACAAGAGTAGTTGGTTGAATAAGAGAGCTCATTAGTTGGTGTTCCCTTGGatcttttcctctttttatttatttatatatttattttattttatgttattttattttatatttctcTTTCTAGGCCTTTTGCGGATTGCTTCGAACGTGTTTATCACTAGCTTGAATTTTTCTTGAAGagtcttctctttcttcctttttgaTGATATCTTTTCAGGAAAGTGTTTAACTTTTGTCCTCTTGCCTTTTAAGGTTGAGTGGGACTCATATTTCT encodes:
- the LOC103486421 gene encoding phosphatidate phosphatase PAH1-like gives rise to the protein MNVVGKVGSLISQGVYSVATPFHPFGGAVDIIVVQQQDGTFRSTPWYVRFGKFQGVLKGAEKIVRISVNGVESNFHMYLDNSGEAYFIKEAEIGPGNEVDGVTDDLVKDGLIYGDSKDEHNKTLFVKGRLEHSISDSTVVQLRDESDSMGVARIERAESDVEHRFYDFQDEQSSVEDLVELSESDSNRYDNLENESCAESQGTDSEVILVSVDGHILTAPILATEQNTEDVQLSTPQFHLGPGEGTEFCEDNEFTGENAWAADYINQLNTSTENDTSGKVAGSINKSNGSACDLVVSEREVKHVSQTEETSASGIEVQEDDLVQSDSEDVRIIIEEEIFKSCLELSELAKRVGNTDSENVVSPREAEKLEEKFDMIVPSVSETNGSVIDSKDKNGTHSGSGSDSSVVNMTPELLVKAGGIEGCVFGEEQAASDDEHVHNNDPLNGEQLDTIEGNKRMESCSQVPVAGDECNVRQLEESPTDALCGRTQHHSTGFEISLCGHELHAGMGLHAAADAFDAHRVSAQEFEKSASSIIKNDNLIVRFGERYMSWEKAAPIVLGMAAFGVDLKVDPKDAISVEQDDSLRAGDDDSTPTPSSRRWRLWPIPFRRVKTLDHSNSNSSNEEIFVDSESTLQNSQAEQSPRLQNGSNEASKRQLVRTNVPTTEQIASLNLKEGQNMIAFTFSTRVLGTQKVDAHIYLWKWNARIVISDVDGTITKSDVLGQFMPLVGKDWTQSGVARLFTAIKENGYQLLFLSARAIVQAYLTRSFLLNLKQDGKALPNGPIVISPDGLFPSLFREVIRRAPHEFKIACLEDIKKLFPPDYNPFYAGFGNRDTDELSYRKVGIPKGKIFIINPKGEVAISHRIDVKSYTSLHTLVNDMFPPTSLVEQEDYNAWNFWKVPLPDIEL